A stretch of the Streptococcus himalayensis genome encodes the following:
- a CDS encoding cell division site-positioning protein MapZ family protein, translating into MDEKDLKKDLESTLDFEKAKKMTVGQAMRKNEEFEAGVKPNDNVLDKYIKQHEAEIAAGKFDTKVIQSTPVEEVAETAAISDMIQTVREEITTPVIDEIEVEEDDDLVVLPFYKKKRVIYSAVGVLLIALIGGTGYLALNKNQAKPATTATSTTSSSKEQSSSSSTGQTALKEFNDLYDSFFTDANKLALKNSSFGNLDQLKAAVEKLKDSSEYTAAKAKYDSLVKQISAVQSVNSQFETPAITDGVLDTDVRAKSDAQFKEENTGNADLDKVLQSAISLGRSQQVATPAPQTETVEVAAPAPVQPTPAQPAQEVVPSQVQIPGIPVSPIAPVANMQRHLSRVPYNQAAIDDVNNPAWVFNPGILEKILETSRQRGYIKGNDYIIERVNIVNGNGYYNLFKPDGTYLFSMNCKTGYFVGNAKGHADALDY; encoded by the coding sequence ATGGACGAAAAAGATTTGAAAAAAGACCTGGAATCCACTTTAGATTTTGAAAAAGCAAAGAAGATGACAGTGGGTCAAGCCATGCGTAAAAATGAGGAATTCGAAGCGGGTGTGAAGCCAAATGACAATGTTTTAGATAAATATATCAAGCAACACGAAGCGGAGATTGCAGCTGGGAAGTTTGATACCAAAGTAATTCAATCCACTCCTGTTGAGGAGGTTGCTGAAACAGCGGCTATTTCTGATATGATTCAAACTGTTCGAGAAGAAATCACAACACCAGTGATAGATGAGATTGAAGTGGAAGAGGATGATGACTTAGTTGTTCTTCCTTTCTACAAGAAAAAGCGGGTCATTTATTCAGCGGTGGGAGTTCTTCTTATAGCTTTGATTGGAGGGACTGGTTATTTAGCTTTGAACAAAAATCAAGCAAAACCAGCGACGACGGCGACAAGTACGACTTCTTCATCCAAAGAGCAGTCATCTTCATCCAGCACAGGGCAAACAGCCTTGAAAGAATTCAACGACCTTTATGATTCTTTCTTTACAGATGCGAACAAACTAGCCTTAAAAAATAGTAGTTTTGGGAACTTAGATCAGTTGAAAGCTGCTGTTGAAAAATTAAAGGATAGTTCTGAATACACGGCTGCTAAGGCTAAGTACGATAGTCTGGTCAAGCAAATTTCAGCTGTTCAATCAGTTAATTCTCAGTTTGAAACGCCAGCTATTACAGACGGCGTATTGGATACGGATGTAAGAGCGAAAAGCGATGCTCAATTTAAAGAGGAAAATACTGGAAATGCTGACTTGGATAAAGTCCTTCAATCAGCCATTAGCCTAGGGCGTAGTCAACAAGTGGCAACCCCAGCACCTCAGACAGAAACGGTAGAGGTAGCAGCTCCAGCACCAGTTCAGCCAACTCCAGCACAGCCAGCTCAGGAAGTGGTGCCAAGTCAAGTGCAAATTCCAGGAATTCCTGTTAGCCCGATTGCCCCTGTTGCAAATATGCAGCGTCATCTCAGTCGCGTTCCTTACAATCAAGCTGCCATTGATGATGTCAACAATCCAGCTTGGGTCTTTAATCCGGGAATTTTAGAGAAAATCCTAGAGACTTCTCGCCAACGCGGCTATATCAAGGGGAATGATTATATTATCGAGCGTGTCAATATCGTGAACGGCAATGGTTATTACAATCTGTTTAAGCCAGATGGAACTTATTTGTTTAGTATGAACTGTAAGACAGGTTACTTTGTCGGTAATGCCAAAGGCCATGCCGATGCCTTGGATTATTAG